A window of the Ammoniphilus oxalaticus genome harbors these coding sequences:
- a CDS encoding PASTA domain-containing protein → MYGLNDERYQVEAELLPAQEGVLLRGKDLALKRNVLLYQFTKLSDEEALQLIRNVDGFNHPRFFHILDVSHSARGLLVALELREGTIASQAQKIAPFSFEQCLEMTLEIGKLVEIALSQGIRDFSLSTENLWLTDDGQLMIINFWGKEAKQHRGAIGLFHLLYQLLSRSTNLPAPTGQWVDHLQQIQQAHSLSEFDYDILVQLYREAFIQSSPSFSFTLLLSQLIHSRKETLNPTFTPPTAAEASHPASLDVKGWLNAAWTKLDALRTKWLRKEKLQKLRSPIDRIRKVQIPKDLLQKSREGRRSKKPYVIIATAVVAALIILPLIKLGSKGEQPASIEVAEENNVNPDQQTTTEEDAGGVEDHDTPPVRDDTPTQNDEEGFMDEVDESDEELLDEEFEEQADGTVYVPNLRGLSQHEAEQAAKSAGLYYSFRIVANEEEPAGLVFEQDLEPGATVAPQTRVTFWISRGP, encoded by the coding sequence ATGTACGGCTTAAATGACGAACGCTATCAAGTGGAAGCAGAGCTGCTACCAGCTCAAGAAGGAGTATTACTGCGCGGTAAAGATCTGGCGTTGAAGCGGAATGTGTTGCTTTATCAGTTCACAAAGCTATCCGATGAAGAAGCGCTTCAACTCATTCGAAACGTAGACGGTTTTAACCATCCTCGTTTCTTTCATATATTAGATGTCAGTCACAGCGCCCGTGGCTTGTTAGTCGCGCTTGAATTGAGGGAAGGAACGATCGCTTCACAGGCGCAAAAAATAGCCCCTTTTTCTTTTGAACAGTGTTTAGAAATGACATTGGAAATCGGAAAACTAGTAGAAATTGCTTTAAGTCAAGGGATTCGTGATTTTTCTCTATCAACAGAAAACTTGTGGCTAACCGATGACGGACAACTCATGATTATTAATTTTTGGGGGAAGGAAGCAAAGCAGCATCGCGGAGCCATCGGCCTATTTCATCTTTTATACCAACTGCTTTCAAGATCAACAAATCTACCTGCTCCAACGGGACAGTGGGTTGACCATTTACAACAAATTCAGCAAGCCCATTCATTGTCTGAATTTGACTATGATATTCTGGTTCAACTATATCGTGAGGCCTTCATCCAGTCGAGCCCTTCATTTTCTTTTACATTACTGCTCTCACAGCTTATCCACAGTCGGAAGGAAACGCTCAACCCGACTTTCACTCCCCCGACAGCAGCGGAAGCGTCACATCCAGCGTCTTTGGATGTAAAAGGATGGTTGAATGCGGCGTGGACCAAGTTGGACGCGCTTCGAACAAAATGGCTGCGCAAAGAAAAATTACAAAAATTACGCTCGCCGATAGATCGGATAAGAAAAGTTCAAATTCCGAAAGACCTTCTCCAAAAGAGTAGAGAGGGACGCCGATCGAAAAAGCCGTATGTTATCATCGCGACAGCGGTGGTTGCGGCGCTGATCATTCTGCCACTCATTAAGCTTGGTTCTAAAGGGGAGCAGCCTGCTTCAATAGAAGTTGCGGAAGAAAACAACGTGAACCCCGATCAGCAGACAACGACAGAGGAGGATGCTGGGGGTGTTGAGGATCATGACACGCCGCCTGTCCGTGATGACACGCCAACACAAAACGATGAAGAAGGCTTCATGGATGAAGTGGATGAGTCGGATGAAGAACTACTTGATGAAGAGTTTGAAGAGCAAGCAGATGGAACCGTCTATGTGCCAAATCTGCGCGGACTTTCTCAGCATGAAGCAGAGCAAGCGGCAAAAAGCGCGGGGCTTTACTATAGTTTCAGGATTGTCGCAAATGAAGAAGAGCCCGCAGGTCTCGTCTTCGAACAAGATCTCGAACCTGGCGCAACCGTTGCCCCACAAACCCGCGTCACATTTTGGATCAGTCGCGGGCCGTAA
- the mobA gene encoding molybdenum cofactor guanylyltransferase: MAGLIILAGGKSSRMGQNKALLKVGEQTGLERILERLSPLLSDPILVTNEPHLYEGLPVQIIADNYPGRGPVAGLEAGLVASKHDWNLLVACDMPFVSRKLARELLARRGDYECIVPMRAGRAHPLFALYRRSILPTVQRNIQADVLKMGAVLDASRSLYVEESELGQVDDFEDALFNMNHPSDYEKAVEKGLDGA; this comes from the coding sequence ATGGCGGGATTAATTATTTTGGCTGGCGGAAAATCGAGCCGTATGGGACAAAACAAGGCATTGCTTAAGGTTGGCGAGCAGACAGGACTTGAGCGTATTTTGGAAAGATTAAGTCCGCTGTTGAGCGATCCGATTTTGGTCACAAATGAACCGCATCTTTATGAGGGATTGCCTGTTCAAATCATCGCGGATAATTATCCGGGGCGCGGACCTGTCGCGGGGCTTGAGGCCGGGCTTGTCGCCAGCAAGCATGACTGGAATTTGCTTGTAGCTTGTGATATGCCGTTTGTAAGTCGGAAGTTGGCTCGGGAATTGTTGGCTAGAAGAGGCGACTATGAATGTATCGTTCCGATGCGCGCGGGGAGAGCGCACCCTCTGTTTGCGTTGTATCGTCGATCGATATTGCCCACAGTTCAACGAAATATACAAGCCGATGTATTGAAAATGGGCGCTGTGTTGGACGCGAGTCGCTCGCTATACGTGGAAGAGAGCGAATTAGGACAAGTGGATGATTTTGAAGATGCGTTATTTAATATGAATCACCCGAGTGACTATGAAAAGGCCGTGGAAAAAGGTCTGGATGGCGCATAA